In one window of Haloimpatiens sp. FM7315 DNA:
- a CDS encoding pseudouridine synthase: MERIDKILSNLGYGTRKELKNIIKNGSVIVDGKIIKDNGFKLDPEKSIIEINGEKVQYKKYIYLMMNKPDGVISATFDNYEKTVIDLLLEEHKVFDPFPVGRLDKDTVGLLILTNDGELNHKLISPKHHVDKVYYAKIDKKVDEKDVKAFEEGIVIDDGYKCMPAKLKIAKAKDEESEVYVTVQEGKFHQVKRMFEARGKKVVYLKRISFGALELDESLKEGSYRELEEKEIKMLQTCKNSVMNM; the protein is encoded by the coding sequence ATGGAAAGAATAGATAAAATCTTATCAAATTTGGGATATGGAACCAGAAAAGAACTAAAGAACATTATAAAAAATGGTTCTGTCATTGTAGATGGAAAAATAATTAAGGATAATGGATTTAAACTAGATCCAGAAAAATCTATTATAGAAATAAATGGGGAAAAAGTGCAATATAAGAAATATATTTATTTAATGATGAATAAACCAGATGGTGTTATTTCAGCTACTTTTGACAATTACGAAAAGACAGTAATAGATTTGCTTTTAGAAGAACATAAGGTTTTTGATCCATTTCCAGTTGGAAGACTTGATAAAGATACAGTAGGACTCTTGATATTAACAAATGATGGTGAATTAAATCATAAATTAATATCCCCAAAACATCATGTAGACAAAGTTTACTATGCAAAAATTGATAAAAAAGTAGACGAAAAGGATGTAAAGGCTTTTGAAGAAGGAATTGTAATAGATGATGGTTATAAGTGTATGCCTGCAAAATTAAAAATTGCAAAGGCAAAAGATGAGGAATCAGAAGTTTATGTTACAGTTCAAGAAGGAAAGTTTCATCAAGTAAAGAGAATGTTTGAGGCTAGAGGTAAAAAAGTTGTGTATTTAAAGAGAATTTCTTTCGGAGCACTAGAATTAGATGAATCTTTAAAAGAAGGAAGTTATAGAGAATTAGAAGAAAAAGAAATTAAAATGTTACAAACTTGTAAAAATAGTGTTATGAATATGTAA
- a CDS encoding YerC/YecD family TrpR-related protein, which translates to MNGEYTSKLKSEEMDFLFDAILKLTDKEECYRFFEDVCTINEIKALAQRMQVAKMLIDRKTYLDIAASTGASTATISRVNRALNYGCNGYKLVFEKLKYKP; encoded by the coding sequence ATGAATGGGGAGTATACATCTAAATTAAAAAGTGAAGAAATGGATTTCTTATTTGATGCCATTTTGAAATTGACGGATAAAGAAGAGTGCTACAGATTTTTTGAAGATGTATGTACGATAAATGAAATAAAAGCTTTAGCCCAAAGAATGCAGGTGGCTAAAATGTTAATAGATAGAAAAACTTATTTAGATATAGCAGCTTCAACAGGTGCAAGTACAGCAACTATAAGTAGAGTTAATAGAGCATTAAATTATGGTTGCAATGGGTACAAGCTTGTTTTTGAAAAATTAAAGTACAAGCCATAA
- the pcrA gene encoding DNA helicase PcrA, producing MDLKKLLNKEQYEGATTVNGPLLILAGAGSGKTRVLTYRIAHMLKDLNIYPSNILAITFTNKAAGEMKERVRALVGDEANNMWISTFHSSCVRILRREIDKIGYNKNFVIYDTADQKVLMKECMKELNINEKDIKDKEFLSKISDQKNKLISAKKYKKENEGNYKLNKIADVYALYEKKLKNNNALDFDDLIFKTVELFQTSKEVLEFYQRKFKYIMVDEYQDTNRAQYELVSLLSKAHRNICVVGDDDQSIYGWRGADIRNILDFEKDYKEAKVVKLEQNYRSKANILNAANEVIKNNAQRKSKALRTDMEKGDSIKLYRAYSDMDEGMFVCKTLKEMIKNQDKSFKDFAILYRTNAQSRVFEDVFIKNSVPYRIIGGLKFYDRKEIKDILAYLKLINNPVDDVSLKRIINVPKRAIGDATVEKIQNFANSVEDCMYSVLLDVESIPGLTSRNINSINKFTSLLNSFMSYREHMPVSELIEDILDKTGYLDELTKSNTIEDKARIENLKELVSAAVEFENNNEDKSLFAFLEQVTLVSDIDNFDGDADSVVLMTVHSAKGLEFPIVFMVGMENGIFPGVASLNDFSQMEESRRLCYVAITRAKEQLFITSAESRRVFGRTVCYEESDFISEIPSSLVERISLQNNDPRKMARKSYSEEMRSNPHNIRNSIKSFPYEYGNQNKDKEKANDDKSVNGEIVLGRKVRHPKFGIGTVVGKKNTDSGVKITIVFDNYGVKNLMANMTLLEVL from the coding sequence ATGGATTTAAAAAAATTATTGAATAAAGAGCAATATGAAGGGGCAACTACTGTAAATGGACCACTTTTAATACTAGCAGGTGCTGGATCTGGTAAAACTAGAGTTTTAACTTATAGAATAGCTCATATGCTAAAGGATCTTAATATATATCCTTCTAATATTCTTGCTATAACTTTTACAAATAAAGCTGCAGGAGAGATGAAGGAAAGAGTCAGAGCCTTAGTAGGTGATGAGGCAAACAACATGTGGATATCAACTTTTCACTCTAGTTGTGTAAGGATATTAAGAAGGGAAATAGATAAAATAGGTTACAATAAGAATTTCGTAATTTATGATACAGCAGATCAAAAAGTTCTTATGAAGGAATGTATGAAAGAGTTAAATATAAATGAAAAAGACATAAAAGATAAGGAGTTTTTAAGTAAAATTTCTGATCAAAAAAATAAATTGATTTCGGCGAAAAAATATAAAAAGGAAAACGAAGGCAATTATAAGCTTAATAAAATTGCAGATGTATATGCTTTATACGAAAAAAAGCTAAAAAATAACAATGCTTTAGATTTTGATGATTTGATTTTTAAAACTGTAGAGCTGTTTCAAACTAGTAAAGAAGTCTTGGAATTTTATCAAAGAAAATTTAAATACATAATGGTAGACGAGTATCAAGATACAAATAGAGCACAATACGAACTTGTAAGCTTGTTGTCAAAAGCTCATAGAAATATTTGTGTTGTTGGCGATGATGACCAAAGTATATATGGCTGGAGAGGTGCTGATATAAGAAATATACTAGACTTTGAAAAAGATTATAAAGAAGCTAAAGTTGTAAAATTAGAGCAAAACTATAGATCAAAGGCTAATATATTAAATGCGGCAAACGAAGTTATAAAGAACAATGCTCAAAGGAAAAGTAAGGCTTTGAGAACAGATATGGAAAAAGGCGATAGTATAAAACTATATAGGGCCTATTCAGATATGGATGAGGGAATGTTCGTATGTAAAACTTTAAAAGAAATGATTAAAAACCAGGATAAAAGTTTTAAAGATTTTGCCATACTTTATAGGACCAATGCTCAATCCCGTGTATTTGAGGATGTTTTTATAAAAAATAGTGTACCCTATAGAATAATAGGGGGATTAAAATTCTATGATAGAAAAGAAATAAAAGATATTTTAGCCTATTTAAAGCTTATAAATAATCCAGTTGATGATGTTAGTTTAAAGAGAATAATAAATGTGCCTAAAAGGGCTATAGGTGATGCTACTGTAGAAAAGATTCAAAACTTTGCAAACTCTGTAGAAGATTGTATGTATAGCGTTCTTTTAGATGTAGAAAGTATTCCTGGATTGACTTCTAGAAATATAAATTCAATAAATAAATTTACCAGTCTTTTAAATAGTTTTATGTCTTATAGAGAGCATATGCCTGTTTCAGAACTTATTGAGGATATATTAGATAAAACAGGATATTTAGATGAATTGACAAAATCTAATACTATAGAAGATAAGGCTAGAATTGAGAATTTAAAAGAATTAGTATCAGCGGCGGTAGAGTTTGAAAACAATAACGAAGATAAAAGTTTGTTTGCATTTTTGGAACAGGTAACTTTGGTTTCAGATATAGATAATTTTGATGGGGATGCAGATTCAGTGGTTTTAATGACAGTTCACAGTGCTAAGGGACTTGAATTTCCTATAGTATTCATGGTGGGAATGGAGAATGGTATATTTCCAGGGGTGGCTTCATTGAACGATTTTTCTCAAATGGAGGAATCTAGAAGGCTTTGTTATGTTGCAATTACAAGAGCAAAAGAACAGCTATTTATAACTTCTGCAGAAAGTAGAAGGGTCTTTGGCAGAACAGTATGTTATGAAGAATCTGATTTTATTTCTGAGATACCATCAAGCTTAGTAGAAAGGATAAGTCTTCAAAATAATGATCCTAGAAAAATGGCTAGAAAAAGCTATAGTGAGGAAATGCGAAGTAATCCTCACAATATAAGGAATTCAATAAAGTCTTTTCCCTATGAATATGGAAACCAAAATAAGGATAAAGAAAAAGCTAATGATGATAAATCAGTTAACGGAGAAATAGTTTTAGGAAGAAAAGTAAGACATCCTAAATTTGGAATAGGAACTGTAGTTGGAAAGAAAAATACAGATAGTGGAGTAAAAATAACTATAGTTTTTGACAATTATGGAGTCAAAAATTTAATGGCAAATATGACACTATTAGAAGTATTATAA
- the ligA gene encoding NAD-dependent DNA ligase LigA — MNIKDRIKELVDSLNKKAYEYYVLDNPSTSDKEYDKLYDELVKLEKETGEVLPYSPTQRVGDVILPKFEKYTHKGKLWSLDKAQSIGELEEWHNRNIKLIKEYNLNHEEKLPEVKYIITKKFDGLTINLTYDAMGVLINGATRGTGVVGENVTAQVKTIKSLPLKIDNHALIEVHGEAIMTKEAFLAYNKEGKISLKNLRNGAAGALRNLNVKETARRNLSAFFYDVGYNEGKPFLNYREMLKFMKNKGLPVDGYIRECSTIDEIKKEVEYVESIREDLNYDIDGIVIAIDDIKTREIIGYTIKFPKWAIAYKFEAQEATTTLLDVEWNVGRSGRISPTAILEPVDIAGVTVKRATLNNMDDINRKGVKIGSIVFVRRSNDVIPEIMGIAEENSRDTKDIEVPCKCPYCESEIIREGVHYFCENTLSCKPQLVKSIVHFASREAMDIEGFSEKTCEQLFENLNIKAISDLYSISKEELVSLERFGDKKAQNLIDAISKSKNCELSSFIYSLGIPNVGKKTAKDLAKTFKDFKTFREAEFDDLVNISDIGNTVAQCIVDFFKDEKINSSIEELFKVGVTPYFKDTEVKENNFNDKTVVVTGSLKNYSRTEIKDKLESLGAKVSSSVSKKTDYLLIGEKPGSKFEKASQLGIKIISEEELDKLI, encoded by the coding sequence ATGAATATTAAAGATAGAATAAAAGAACTTGTAGATAGTTTAAATAAAAAAGCATATGAATATTATGTACTTGATAATCCAAGTACATCTGATAAAGAATACGATAAATTGTATGATGAACTAGTAAAGCTTGAAAAGGAAACTGGAGAAGTGCTACCTTATTCACCTACCCAAAGAGTAGGCGACGTAATATTGCCTAAATTTGAAAAATATACTCATAAAGGAAAGCTTTGGAGTTTGGATAAGGCTCAAAGTATTGGAGAATTAGAGGAGTGGCATAATAGAAATATAAAACTTATAAAAGAGTATAACCTAAATCATGAAGAAAAACTTCCAGAAGTTAAATATATAATTACTAAGAAATTTGATGGACTTACAATTAATTTAACCTATGATGCTATGGGTGTTCTTATAAATGGAGCAACAAGAGGAACAGGTGTTGTTGGAGAAAATGTAACAGCTCAGGTTAAAACCATAAAATCTCTTCCTCTTAAAATAGATAATCATGCTTTAATTGAAGTACATGGTGAGGCAATTATGACTAAAGAGGCTTTCTTAGCATATAATAAAGAAGGAAAGATTTCTCTAAAAAATTTAAGAAATGGTGCAGCTGGAGCTTTAAGAAATTTAAATGTAAAGGAAACTGCAAGAAGAAATCTTTCAGCATTTTTTTATGATGTAGGTTACAACGAAGGAAAACCATTTTTGAATTACAGAGAAATGCTAAAGTTTATGAAAAATAAAGGACTGCCAGTAGATGGTTATATAAGAGAATGTAGTACCATAGATGAGATAAAAAAAGAAGTTGAATACGTAGAAAGCATAAGAGAAGATTTGAATTATGATATAGATGGAATAGTTATAGCTATAGATGATATAAAAACAAGAGAAATTATAGGCTATACTATTAAATTTCCCAAATGGGCTATTGCATACAAATTTGAGGCACAAGAAGCAACAACAACTCTTTTAGATGTTGAATGGAATGTAGGACGAAGTGGTAGAATAAGTCCAACTGCTATTTTAGAGCCTGTGGATATTGCAGGAGTTACAGTGAAAAGAGCAACTCTTAATAATATGGATGATATAAATAGAAAAGGTGTTAAAATAGGATCTATTGTCTTTGTAAGACGTTCTAATGATGTTATACCAGAGATTATGGGTATAGCAGAAGAAAATTCCAGAGATACTAAAGATATTGAAGTGCCTTGTAAATGTCCTTATTGCGAAAGTGAGATTATAAGAGAAGGTGTTCATTATTTTTGTGAAAACACACTTTCATGTAAACCACAACTTGTAAAAAGTATAGTTCATTTTGCATCAAGGGAAGCTATGGACATTGAAGGATTTAGTGAAAAGACATGCGAACAACTTTTTGAAAACTTAAATATTAAGGCTATATCTGATTTATATAGTATTTCCAAGGAGGAACTAGTTTCACTTGAAAGATTTGGAGACAAAAAAGCTCAAAATTTAATTGATGCTATAAGTAAAAGCAAAAATTGCGAGTTGTCCTCCTTTATATATTCATTAGGCATACCTAATGTAGGCAAAAAAACTGCAAAAGATTTGGCAAAAACTTTTAAGGATTTTAAGACATTTAGAGAAGCTGAATTTGATGATTTGGTAAATATAAGTGATATTGGAAATACCGTGGCTCAGTGCATAGTAGATTTTTTTAAGGATGAAAAAATAAACAGTAGTATAGAAGAACTATTTAAAGTAGGGGTAACTCCTTATTTTAAAGACACTGAAGTAAAGGAAAATAATTTTAATGACAAGACAGTTGTAGTTACTGGAAGTCTTAAAAATTATTCACGAACTGAAATAAAAGATAAGCTTGAAAGCTTAGGCGCAAAGGTATCTTCCAGTGTCAGTAAAAAAACAGACTATCTTCTTATAGGAGAAAAACCAGGTTCCAAATTTGAGAAAGCAAGTCAATTAGGAATAAAGATTATAAGTGAAGAAGAATTAGATAAGCTAATTTAA
- a CDS encoding phosphodiester glycosidase family protein translates to MVKINKKRFISFVAFIAFGITNLNVHYVMASQNKISLENERIIKSETIGKGIEYTRKQVNIKSNNYNKKEIANIVKLDLNDKDVKVITSKAEDKVKALENLSKQIQREVKKDKNVIAGINGDMFNVREKISTGPQVMDGKLLVNYAYKCHEKMLPVFGIKDDGTYFIKTLDFIGQVKSEDDNYKINIDYVNREPRNGTVMAYTREYARDGVINLSSLKGDTVCLVLEGDNFLKLDEDLSCVVRKVIPGNKNYLLNRNDLLIVANGRRAAELKNTFKEGCSLKVNVSFSEKGIVELMGGYNYLVRNGVALTEEQMLNNGAESYIVKSKSKARTAIGITEDNKLIAVTVDGGNSSKAVSDGLTLPDMAKLMEGEKAVVAMNLDGGGSTQMNVKPLLEDNCVIANKPSDGWQRSITNALLFLSLAPKTGLAKIIYLNDDFTIYKNSNYKLSMKAVDTNYNKMDEKWSSVKWQLNSLGSVDEKGIFKAFDGAGSGKIEAVLDEAKDEINIKVIDSIPNLSFVDKSPIFLQKLGSKNLI, encoded by the coding sequence ATGGTAAAGATAAATAAAAAAAGATTTATATCTTTTGTAGCTTTTATAGCTTTTGGAATTACAAATTTAAATGTGCATTATGTAATGGCATCACAAAATAAAATATCACTTGAAAATGAAAGGATTATTAAATCAGAAACAATAGGAAAAGGAATAGAGTATACAAGAAAGCAAGTTAATATTAAAAGCAATAATTATAATAAAAAAGAAATTGCAAATATTGTTAAATTGGATTTGAATGATAAAGACGTAAAGGTAATAACCTCTAAAGCTGAAGACAAAGTTAAGGCACTTGAGAATCTTTCAAAACAAATTCAAAGAGAAGTAAAGAAAGACAAAAATGTTATTGCTGGAATAAATGGAGATATGTTTAATGTAAGAGAAAAGATAAGTACAGGCCCACAGGTTATGGATGGAAAACTTTTGGTGAATTATGCATATAAATGCCATGAGAAAATGTTACCGGTATTTGGCATAAAAGATGATGGAACATATTTTATTAAAACCTTGGATTTTATTGGACAAGTTAAAAGTGAAGATGATAATTATAAAATTAATATAGATTATGTAAATAGAGAACCTAGAAATGGTACAGTAATGGCTTATACAAGAGAATATGCAAGAGATGGAGTTATTAATTTATCCAGTTTGAAAGGTGATACTGTTTGTTTGGTTTTGGAAGGAGACAATTTCCTTAAACTAGATGAGGACCTAAGCTGTGTCGTAAGAAAAGTAATTCCTGGAAATAAGAATTATCTCTTAAACAGGAACGATTTACTCATTGTTGCAAATGGTCGTAGAGCTGCGGAACTAAAGAATACTTTTAAAGAAGGTTGTAGCTTAAAAGTAAACGTAAGTTTTAGTGAAAAAGGAATAGTTGAATTAATGGGCGGATATAATTATTTAGTTAGGAATGGAGTGGCTTTAACAGAGGAGCAAATGTTAAATAATGGCGCCGAAAGTTATATAGTTAAGTCTAAAAGCAAGGCAAGGACGGCTATAGGAATTACAGAAGATAATAAATTGATTGCAGTTACAGTAGATGGTGGAAATTCATCTAAAGCTGTAAGTGATGGATTAACACTTCCAGATATGGCTAAGTTAATGGAAGGCGAAAAAGCTGTTGTTGCAATGAATTTAGATGGAGGAGGTTCAACTCAAATGAATGTGAAACCTCTTTTAGAAGACAATTGTGTTATAGCAAATAAGCCCTCAGATGGATGGCAAAGAAGCATAACAAATGCTCTTTTATTTTTAAGTCTTGCACCAAAAACAGGCTTAGCAAAGATTATATACTTAAATGATGATTTTACTATTTATAAAAACAGTAATTACAAATTAAGTATGAAGGCTGTAGATACTAATTATAATAAGATGGATGAAAAATGGAGTAGTGTAAAATGGCAGCTAAACAGCCTTGGTTCTGTAGATGAAAAGGGAATATTTAAAGCTTTTGATGGTGCTGGTAGTGGAAAGATTGAGGCAGTTTTAGATGAAGCAAAAGATGAAATAAATATAAAAGTAATAGATAGTATTCCTAATTTAAGTTTTGTGGACAAGTCACCTATATTTCTACAAAAACTGGGAAGCAAAAATTTGATATAA
- the gatC gene encoding Asp-tRNA(Asn)/Glu-tRNA(Gln) amidotransferase subunit GatC produces the protein MAISKKDVEYVAKLSKIHINEDEKDEFIKDFNDILNYMEILNGLDTENIEPLTNPYYIDNKFREDEVLDSMSPKEVFRNSKDRYEEYFIVPKVIEK, from the coding sequence ATGGCAATTTCAAAAAAAGATGTTGAATATGTAGCTAAACTTTCAAAGATACACATTAATGAAGATGAAAAAGATGAGTTTATAAAGGATTTTAATGATATTTTAAACTATATGGAAATACTAAATGGCCTTGATACAGAAAATATAGAGCCACTTACAAATCCATATTATATAGATAATAAATTTAGAGAAGATGAGGTTTTGGACTCTATGAGTCCTAAAGAGGTTTTCAGAAATTCAAAAGACAGATATGAAGAGTATTTTATAGTGCCAAAAGTTATAGAAAAATAG
- the gatB gene encoding Asp-tRNA(Asn)/Glu-tRNA(Gln) amidotransferase subunit GatB: MIYESVIGLEVHVELNTKTKIFCGCSTEFGAVPNTHVCPICLGLPGALPRLNKMAVECAIKAGLALNCSINKISRMDRKNYFYPDCPKNYQITQSEIPLCNYGHIDIELDNGSIKRIGIERIHIEEDAGKLLHRENGTLIDYNRAGIPLAEIVSNPDIRSAKEAISYLEKLKNTLQAINVSDCKMEQGSLRCDANISVRRKGSSVLGVKTEIKNMNSFKALGKALDYEFERQVRAIESGEQLESETRRWNDNKGITEIMRAKENKDDYRYFNEGDLAIINIDNWWLSKIKDEIKELPYEKIDRFIKEYGLSKKEAELIIITMKMDKFYEAAVKVNNEFKLTSNWIIGDLRKILSENGKNAGELKFYPEQLGELIDFIKSKSISNAMGKIVLEEMFKEGKNPKEIIEEKGLIQNNDEENILSVVRDVLKDNKKSIEDYKMGKTKVLGYLVGKVMKITKGRANPVLINKLIKEQIIKQ; this comes from the coding sequence ATGATTTATGAGTCAGTTATAGGTTTAGAAGTTCATGTGGAACTTAACACTAAAACAAAAATATTCTGTGGTTGTAGTACAGAATTTGGGGCAGTGCCAAATACCCATGTGTGTCCAATTTGCTTAGGGCTACCAGGGGCACTTCCAAGGCTAAACAAAATGGCAGTGGAGTGTGCTATAAAAGCAGGTTTGGCCCTTAACTGCTCCATTAATAAAATAAGTAGAATGGATAGAAAAAATTATTTTTATCCAGATTGCCCTAAAAATTATCAGATAACACAGTCAGAAATCCCACTATGTAACTATGGACATATAGATATAGAACTTGATAACGGCAGTATAAAGAGAATTGGTATTGAAAGAATTCATATAGAAGAAGATGCTGGAAAACTTTTGCACAGAGAAAATGGAACTCTAATAGATTATAATAGGGCGGGTATTCCCCTAGCGGAAATAGTTTCAAATCCAGATATTAGGTCAGCAAAGGAAGCTATAAGTTATTTAGAAAAATTGAAAAATACCCTTCAAGCTATAAATGTGTCTGATTGCAAAATGGAACAAGGCTCTTTAAGATGCGATGCAAATATTTCTGTAAGAAGAAAAGGAAGTAGTGTTTTAGGTGTTAAAACTGAAATTAAAAACATGAATTCTTTTAAGGCTTTAGGTAAAGCTTTAGATTATGAATTTGAAAGACAGGTTAGAGCTATAGAAAGCGGAGAGCAGTTAGAATCTGAAACAAGAAGGTGGAATGATAATAAAGGCATTACTGAAATAATGAGGGCAAAGGAGAATAAGGATGATTACAGATATTTCAATGAAGGGGATTTGGCTATTATAAATATAGATAATTGGTGGCTTTCTAAAATAAAAGATGAAATTAAAGAACTTCCATATGAAAAAATTGATAGATTCATTAAAGAGTATGGGTTAAGTAAAAAAGAAGCGGAACTTATAATTATTACTATGAAAATGGATAAATTTTATGAAGCAGCTGTTAAAGTAAATAATGAGTTCAAATTAACCTCTAACTGGATAATTGGAGATTTAAGAAAAATTCTTAGCGAAAATGGGAAAAACGCTGGAGAACTAAAGTTTTATCCAGAGCAATTGGGAGAATTAATTGATTTCATAAAAAGTAAATCCATATCAAATGCTATGGGCAAAATTGTATTAGAGGAAATGTTCAAAGAAGGGAAAAATCCTAAAGAGATAATTGAAGAAAAAGGACTTATTCAGAATAATGATGAAGAAAACATATTAAGTGTAGTTAGAGATGTATTAAAGGATAATAAAAAGTCTATAGAGGATTATAAAATGGGAAAAACAAAAGTCTTAGGATATTTAGTGGGAAAGGTTATGAAGATAACAAAAGGAAGAGCCAATCCTGTGCTTATTAATAAACTAATTAAGGAACAAATAATAAAACAATAA
- a CDS encoding XTP/dITP diphosphatase: protein MKRLVVASNNENKIKEIKEILSSLDLEILSLKEAGINIDIDETGTTFLENAHIKASEIYKIVENSMVLADDSGLMVDALGGAPGVYSARFSGEHGNYEMNNKKLLDVLKGVKKEDRKGKFLCAMVLIIDEERTIEVEGEIKGFITEEELGENGFGYDPLFFIPEYNRTFAQMDSKTKNSISHRKIALKKLYDEVKKHTMEDN, encoded by the coding sequence ATGAAAAGATTAGTTGTAGCTAGCAATAATGAAAATAAAATTAAAGAAATAAAAGAGATATTATCTAGTTTAGACTTGGAAATATTGTCTTTAAAAGAAGCTGGAATAAATATTGATATAGATGAGACGGGAACTACTTTTTTAGAAAATGCACATATAAAAGCCAGTGAGATTTATAAAATAGTTGAAAACTCAATGGTTTTAGCGGATGATTCAGGACTTATGGTAGATGCACTAGGGGGAGCACCTGGAGTATATTCTGCAAGATTTTCTGGAGAACACGGAAATTACGAGATGAACAATAAAAAATTACTAGATGTACTTAAAGGCGTGAAGAAAGAAGACAGAAAGGGTAAATTTCTTTGTGCAATGGTTCTAATTATAGATGAGGAAAGAACTATTGAAGTTGAAGGAGAAATAAAAGGATTTATTACTGAAGAGGAGCTTGGAGAAAACGGCTTTGGGTATGATCCATTGTTTTTTATACCAGAATACAATAGAACTTTTGCACAAATGGATTCTAAGACAAAGAATTCTATAAGTCATAGAAAAATTGCTTTAAAAAAACTTTATGATGAAGTAAAAAAGCATACAATGGAGGATAATTAA
- a CDS encoding metallophosphoesterase: MIIGVISDTHRNLYFISELQDIFKNCDKIIHLGDNLSDAEELKEYFKCPILNVRGNCDFTRTVPSERIEIIEGKKVFLTHGHEYDVKWHMNALTYKAREVGADIVLFGHTHSSMAECVDNVWYVNPGSPSLPRDGRKTVAIIEIKNGMVQVSIRGIK, encoded by the coding sequence ATGATAATAGGCGTAATCAGTGATACTCATAGAAATTTATATTTTATAAGTGAACTTCAGGACATATTTAAAAACTGCGACAAAATTATTCATTTAGGTGATAATTTAAGTGATGCTGAAGAGCTTAAAGAGTATTTTAAGTGCCCAATTTTAAATGTCAGGGGCAATTGTGATTTTACAAGAACGGTTCCAAGTGAAAGGATAGAGATTATAGAGGGGAAAAAAGTATTTCTTACACATGGTCATGAATATGATGTTAAATGGCATATGAATGCATTAACCTACAAAGCTAGGGAAGTTGGTGCAGATATAGTTTTATTTGGGCACACACATAGCTCTATGGCAGAATGTGTAGATAATGTATGGTATGTTAACCCAGGAAGCCCAAGTTTGCCAAGAGATGGTCGTAAAACTGTAGCTATTATTGAGATAAAAAACGGTATGGTACAGGTATCCATAAGAGGTATAAAATAA
- the safA gene encoding SafA/ExsA family spore coat assembly protein, with amino-acid sequence MKKSIFSFILVSILSIAGAKVVFAAPKIYTVISGDSMWKIAVKYQIGLSEIIEANPSIKTPSLIYPGQKINIPNIDSIKSLENEVIRLVNLERQKNGLLPLKTNWELSRTARYKSQDMINKNYFSHYSPTYGTPFDMMKNFGLKFSAAGENIAYGQPTAKDVMNTWMNSKGHRGNILSPAYTEIGVGAAKNSSGVYYWTQMFIKP; translated from the coding sequence ATGAAAAAATCAATATTTTCCTTTATATTAGTTTCAATCTTAAGTATCGCTGGAGCCAAAGTAGTTTTTGCAGCACCAAAAATTTATACTGTAATATCTGGAGACAGTATGTGGAAAATAGCTGTTAAATATCAGATCGGTTTAAGTGAAATTATAGAAGCTAACCCTTCTATAAAAACTCCTTCTTTAATTTACCCTGGCCAGAAAATAAATATTCCCAATATTGATTCTATAAAATCTCTTGAGAATGAGGTTATAAGGCTAGTAAATTTAGAAAGGCAAAAAAATGGATTACTTCCTCTTAAAACAAACTGGGAACTTTCTAGAACTGCTAGATATAAATCACAAGATATGATAAACAAAAACTATTTTTCTCACTATTCACCAACTTATGGTACACCTTTTGATATGATGAAAAACTTTGGACTAAAATTTTCAGCAGCTGGTGAAAATATAGCCTATGGACAGCCTACAGCTAAAGATGTCATGAATACTTGGATGAATTCTAAAGGACATAGAGGTAATATACTAAGCCCTGCATACACAGAAATCGGTGTAGGCGCTGCCAAAAATTCTTCAGGTGTATATTACTGGACTCAAATGTTTATAAAACCATAA